The genomic segment AGCCACGGACGACGTGCACGAGCGAGCCGCCTTACGGCATCGGAATCTCGGCGCTCTCGTCGGGCACCTTGTAGCCGCGCTGGACGGCCGCGCGCTCCGCAATGCGGACATACCAGTCCTTCACGCGCGGGAAGTCGCCGAGGTCGATCTCCTGCCACTCGAACCGCGCGATCCACGGCCAGATCGCCATGTCGGCGACGGAATAGTCGCCGGCCACATAGTCTCCCGCCGCCTCCAGCCGCTTGTCGAGGACACCGTAGAGCCGGCGCGCCTCCTTGCCGTAGCGCTCCTCCGCATAGGGCGCCTTGCCGGGATTGAAATGCAGGAAATGATGCGCCTGGCCGAGGAACGGGCCGATTCCGCCCATCTGCCACATGAGCCATTCCATGACGCGCCAGTAGTCCTCACCCTCGCCGGCGGGCAGGAACTTGCCCGTCTTGCGGCCGAGATAGAGGAGGATCGCGCCCGATTCCATGAGCGAGAGGCCGGTCTCGTTGTCCACGATGGCCGGAATCTTGTTGTTCGGCGAAACCTTCAGGAAGTCCGGGGCGAACTGCTCATCCTTGCCGATATGGATCGGATGGGTCGTGTAGTCGAGCCCGGTCTCCTCGAGCATGATGGAAACCTTGCGCCCGTTGGGCGTGCCCCAGGTGTAGAGATCGATCATCTGTCCAGAGTCCCGCTTTGGTGGGTTTGTGGGTGGGTGTGGCGGAAGGGAGC from the Kaustia mangrovi genome contains:
- a CDS encoding glutathione S-transferase family protein; this encodes MIDLYTWGTPNGRKVSIMLEETGLDYTTHPIHIGKDEQFAPDFLKVSPNNKIPAIVDNETGLSLMESGAILLYLGRKTGKFLPAGEGEDYWRVMEWLMWQMGGIGPFLGQAHHFLHFNPGKAPYAEERYGKEARRLYGVLDKRLEAAGDYVAGDYSVADMAIWPWIARFEWQEIDLGDFPRVKDWYVRIAERAAVQRGYKVPDESAEIPMP